One window from the genome of Hydractinia symbiolongicarpus strain clone_291-10 chromosome 1, HSymV2.1, whole genome shotgun sequence encodes:
- the LOC130629500 gene encoding uncharacterized protein LOC130629500 — translation MNKVGLWICSVVLCFASVSYGQTLNCTNIPDVPTKPQDGEITAILSSANENIVVCNNIIPHLNPFIASLKLSGVEQLINQTCKLIDDLNARLEIINRRLDCGLVSSVQEARNLNQMLGNDQVSKRVLNGVKARLLVIKNRLQAIITPAVP, via the exons ATGAATAAAGTTGGTTTATGGATCTGCTCTGTAGTGCTATGTTTTGCGTCAG TGTCATATGGACAAACTCTTAATTGCACCAACATTCCAGATGTCCCAACAAAACCACAAGATGGTGAAATTACTGCGATACTGTCAAGCGCAAATGAAAATATCGTAGTTTGCAACAACATTATACCAC ACCTGAATCCTTTCATTGCAAGTCTCAAGTTATCGggtgtagaacaactaattaatcAAACATGTAAGTTAATAGATGATCTCAACGCTCGTCTTGAAATTATCAATCGACGACTTGATTGTGGACTTGTGTCGAGCGTACAAGAAGCTCGAAATTTGAATCAAATGCTGGGCAACGATCAAGTTTCAAAGAGAGTATTGAACGGCGTGAAAGCCAGACTTCTTGTTATCAAGAATCGTCTTCAAGCTATTATTACACCTGCAGTTCCCTGA